Proteins co-encoded in one Setaria viridis chromosome 9, Setaria_viridis_v4.0, whole genome shotgun sequence genomic window:
- the LOC117837551 gene encoding uncharacterized protein, with translation MRPMMSPPLLSPSPCSLLRFLRLCHAPRRRNPTAAPPTPYTFRRRPLLLLPVAMSSSASITAPNSVVADPSALARKVAAIRAAGPSKLQVIADFDGTLTRYWYDGARGQSSHGLLRQGNEEYDAKREALYEHYHPIEICPDIPLPEKAKLMEEWWEKTHGLLIEGGLTYEAIKKSVSDAAIAFRDGVVELFEYLEERDIPVLVFSAGLADIIEEVFRQKLHRSFKNIKVVSNRMVFNEEGRLVAFKGKTIHVLNKNEHALDMAAPVHDSLGDPNGSIDDYSLVKKRTNVLLLGDHIGDLGMSDGLNYENRIAVGFLNANIEKSLKDYSKAFDIVYLNDAPMRGVVELVSELCP, from the exons ATGCGGCCCATGATGAGCCCGCCCCTGCTGTCGCCGTCCCCCTGCTCCCTTctccgcttcctccgcctctgccacgcccctcgccgccggaaccctaccgccgcgccgcccactcCTTATactttccgccgccgcccgctgctcctcctccccgtcgccatgtcctcctccgcctccatcaCTGCCCCCAACTCCGTCGTCGCGGACCCCAGCGCGCTTGCCCGGAAGGTCGCCGCCATCCGCGCCGCCGGACCCTCCAAGCTCCAG GTCATCGCCGACTTCGACGGTACGCTCACGCGGTACTGGTACGACGGCGCCCGCGGGCAGA GTAGCCATGGGCTGCTGAGGCAAGGGAACGAGGAGTACGACGCGAAGAGGGAGGCGCTGTACGAGCACTACCACCCCATCGAGATCTGCCCCGACATCCCACTCCCGGAGAAGGCCAAGCTCATGGAGGAATG GTGGGAGAAGACTCATGGTCTCCTTATTGAAGGTGGTCTTACGTATGAAGCTATCAAAAAATCTGTGTCTGATGCTGCAATTGCTTTCCGAGATGGTGTGGTGGAGCTCTTTGAGTACTTGGAG GAGAGAGATATTCCAGTGCTGGTATTTTCTGCTGGACTTGCAGACATTATTGAAGAG GTCTTCCGGCAGAAGCTACACAGATCATTCAAGAATATCAAGGTTGTCTCCAACAGAATGGTGTTTAATGAAGAAGGTCGTCTTGTAGCATTTAAAG GTAAAACAATTCACGTCCTGAACAAAAATGAACATGCCTTGGACATGGCAGCTCCAGTGCATGACAGTCTGGGGGATCCAAATGGATCTATTGATGACTATTCATTGGTGAAGAAAAGGACCAATGTGCTGCTACTTGGTGATCACATTGGAGACTTGGGGATGTCTGATGGTTTAAACTATGAAAACAGAATCGCTGTTGGATTCCT GAATGCCAACATTGAGAAATCCCTGAAGGATTACTCCAAGGCATTTGACATTGTGTACCTG AACGATGCTCCAATGAGGGGAGTTGTTGAGCTTGTGTCTGAATTATGCCCTTGA